A region from the Lentimonas sp. CC4 genome encodes:
- a CDS encoding DUF4340 domain-containing protein, producing MRFKFTVFLLALNVITFGLILSLNKKAEQADTKTGGLSGMIGREVIEADRIEINGKSLDAARILESDGSTWNLVQPMQWPANYFAVNRILNQLQFLEEEASFSIAEIERTGQTLADYGLDDPWLTLTISNKDDSIELSVGTTTEIGKNCYLLGPNKKDVFVVNSQVIESLLVDMSDLRNREIFNIPVFEIDALSLQINTPESVGDNDFRVRVARTNNGWIFEAPLTAEADATQVSNTINTLTAAKVVEFKGQETSDPILQGLETPSMRVTLHGNKRRQTLLIGNAVPTTKDDEIPTYFARIEDNSTVFTVAAEPFDKLREAEEALRERSFMNFDSEALTSINLSEGDLQIRLQKLETGGWQVIESNADTDIQPRHADPDVITKLINDIKGLRAIDFAVNSPSPTDLDRLGFNAPRRTVKLSLGDKETTLLLATPESDNNTLYARSDKAEYIYTVDLRSTIQKIPLNAAYYRKRTLETLPKAAKIKSLQLENLATGEVIFNYTKSEDDIVWLKTLKDLPEAKLEATLTLLDTINEFKVKTYLKDEYTDSYYLDDDTSRPWLYRLSAEILLPGDETDRVDTRTYVFTKRFSGSVQVGASELHNVIFEIPQTTIDALYTLTDDMQPPPEASDQPIPAHAPIPPVPTPVPTTSAAEETTAP from the coding sequence ATGCGATTCAAATTCACAGTATTCCTACTCGCCCTCAACGTCATCACCTTTGGGCTGATATTATCGCTCAACAAAAAGGCCGAGCAAGCTGACACAAAAACCGGAGGACTCTCTGGAATGATTGGCCGCGAAGTCATCGAAGCCGACCGCATCGAGATCAACGGCAAATCCCTGGATGCCGCACGTATTCTTGAAAGCGACGGTTCTACGTGGAATCTCGTCCAACCCATGCAATGGCCCGCAAATTACTTTGCGGTCAACCGCATACTAAACCAGCTCCAATTCCTCGAAGAAGAAGCATCCTTCTCGATCGCCGAAATCGAGCGGACTGGTCAGACGCTCGCAGACTATGGGCTCGATGATCCATGGCTCACGCTCACCATTTCGAACAAAGATGATTCCATCGAACTCAGTGTCGGCACCACCACGGAGATCGGCAAAAACTGCTATTTACTCGGCCCCAACAAGAAAGATGTCTTTGTCGTCAACAGCCAAGTAATCGAAAGCTTACTCGTCGATATGAGCGACCTACGTAACCGCGAAATTTTCAACATCCCGGTATTCGAAATCGATGCGCTCAGCCTACAAATCAACACGCCAGAATCCGTCGGCGACAATGACTTCCGTGTCCGTGTCGCACGCACCAACAACGGTTGGATCTTCGAAGCACCACTCACAGCCGAAGCCGATGCCACTCAAGTATCCAACACGATCAACACGCTAACAGCGGCAAAAGTCGTAGAATTCAAAGGACAAGAAACAAGCGACCCGATTCTCCAAGGACTCGAAACCCCTTCAATGCGCGTCACCCTGCATGGCAACAAACGCCGCCAAACACTCCTCATCGGCAATGCGGTGCCAACCACTAAAGACGACGAGATCCCAACCTACTTTGCGCGGATCGAAGACAACTCCACTGTCTTTACCGTGGCAGCAGAACCATTCGACAAACTACGCGAAGCCGAAGAAGCACTACGCGAGCGCAGCTTCATGAACTTCGACTCCGAGGCGCTCACCTCCATCAATCTATCCGAAGGCGATCTACAAATCCGCCTGCAAAAACTAGAGACTGGTGGCTGGCAGGTCATTGAAAGCAACGCTGATACCGACATTCAGCCGCGCCATGCCGACCCTGACGTGATCACCAAACTCATCAACGATATCAAGGGCCTGCGCGCCATTGACTTCGCCGTCAACTCCCCCTCCCCCACAGACCTTGACCGCCTCGGCTTTAATGCACCACGCCGCACGGTCAAACTATCGCTCGGCGACAAGGAGACCACGCTACTACTCGCAACTCCGGAGAGTGACAACAACACGCTCTACGCACGTAGTGACAAAGCAGAATACATCTACACCGTAGATCTGCGCTCAACCATTCAAAAAATCCCACTCAACGCCGCTTACTACCGCAAGCGCACACTTGAGACACTCCCCAAGGCTGCGAAGATTAAGAGTCTCCAGCTAGAGAATCTTGCCACGGGCGAAGTCATCTTCAACTACACAAAGAGCGAAGACGATATCGTCTGGCTCAAAACGCTAAAGGATTTACCGGAAGCTAAGCTCGAAGCCACCCTGACACTCTTGGACACGATCAATGAGTTCAAAGTGAAGACGTATTTGAAAGATGAATACACCGACTCATACTATCTCGACGACGACACATCACGCCCATGGCTCTATCGTCTGAGCGCAGAGATCCTCCTCCCTGGTGACGAAACAGACCGTGTCGACACACGCACCTACGTATTCACCAAACGCTTCTCTGGGAGTGTGCAAGTCGGCGCATCCGAGCTGCACAACGTTATCTTCGAAATCCCACAAACCACTATCGACGCGCTCTACACATTGACGGACGACATGCAACCTCCGCCAGAAGCCTCGGATCAACCGATCCCTGCACACGCACCGATCCCCCCCGTCCCGACACCAGTGCCGACCACCTCCGCAGCCGAAGAAACGACCGCTCCTTAA
- a CDS encoding AsmA-like C-terminal region-containing protein codes for MWKKLRARGLLLLELCLDLFLLILFSAQAFLAGCLIIYGYIPVPPEWANERLFETKIDGYYIQAESYRLKLNGEIEVTHLQIHHGDMDRPVFEADSTVLEYTLRKDGTYQFTPTDLIVSNATLFMPAIYSLDGTHSPILEYITFHLTPSNELIRIDSFAAQHEDIRLRGSIDWPIQPSAESAEMPPIERFYKLIATILKEKERFSPFIEPTLEFALTARQDDSVDVSINLSCEQLEHAYATGTDFTLKSDFKIHHGALIPQSALLLKAQAIEIPAIKLTAEAISAYVAIDEWPSLLHGIWPEFKISAYQLTTHQIKLRSPKATISPADFPELDFYGSANGLNGGAAISGRLNCITHSGYVNAHGSVRISTLLPESAIEKLPKLELASMPYYDLSIHLNEGFKLDRTTFRVDVNDVTANGLTFDHILANGSYHNGLFRLDEVLIDRGKQWIDATFSFDSPSQDFRITLRGSALPDQYGPLLPEWWDGIFEDIDFNSDTLGYGDFVIYGNAAPSQPVFFLGHAKATNVAYKKALIAEGELIVRGFDNYTELYNIDAKTSGGWAKGSVGFTTGDIPGEGLLSVRYDFDSLMPLDVASKVFGGDVASIISDFEVTKLPRVILDGASFNEAYTQYANDDFFNLEAEIRTPLAYKKTPLDHLKFKLYSRDEDIYLRDLKFGYADGNGSAIIDIYSTDDASNQLRFQASLAGANQDKAIQNLPSFDDIEDHLTKTQTEKYEEARSTGTLSLNLHAQGPANDIYQFTGFGDFKVFNEQLGAIQLLGPLSTLLKNTRLNFTSFNLDQMRANFEVAQQQLNIQELIIDGPRTRIWANGTFQIPDQALDMDLRVNLFANIGDPDSTINSLRKFITSPLPNLLVFDLTGTVQEQKIRLRYDPRKFIPILKGH; via the coding sequence ATGTGGAAAAAACTTAGAGCAAGAGGGCTACTCCTACTAGAACTCTGCCTCGACCTGTTTCTACTGATATTGTTTTCGGCACAAGCATTCCTAGCGGGCTGCTTGATTATATACGGCTACATCCCCGTGCCGCCGGAATGGGCGAATGAGAGACTATTTGAGACAAAAATCGACGGCTATTACATTCAGGCAGAAAGCTATCGCCTGAAGCTCAACGGTGAGATCGAGGTCACTCACCTCCAGATTCATCACGGCGACATGGATCGGCCGGTATTCGAAGCCGATAGCACCGTGCTGGAATATACACTACGCAAAGACGGCACTTACCAATTTACCCCAACCGATCTCATCGTATCCAATGCCACCCTATTCATGCCTGCCATCTATTCGCTCGATGGCACGCACAGTCCGATACTAGAGTATATCACCTTTCATCTCACCCCATCGAATGAGCTCATCCGCATAGACTCCTTTGCGGCTCAACACGAAGACATCCGCCTGCGCGGTTCGATTGATTGGCCCATCCAGCCGTCAGCAGAATCCGCAGAAATGCCCCCGATCGAACGCTTCTACAAACTAATAGCCACCATACTCAAAGAGAAAGAGCGCTTCTCCCCATTCATTGAACCAACCTTAGAGTTTGCCCTCACCGCACGCCAAGACGACTCGGTCGATGTCTCCATCAACTTGTCTTGTGAGCAGCTAGAGCACGCCTACGCCACAGGCACCGACTTCACCCTCAAGTCCGACTTCAAAATCCATCACGGTGCGCTCATCCCACAATCGGCACTCCTACTAAAAGCTCAAGCAATCGAAATCCCCGCAATCAAGCTGACCGCTGAAGCGATTTCTGCCTATGTTGCGATCGACGAATGGCCAAGCCTATTGCATGGCATCTGGCCCGAATTTAAAATCAGTGCCTATCAGCTCACCACACATCAAATCAAACTGAGGAGCCCCAAAGCAACCATCTCTCCTGCCGACTTCCCGGAACTAGACTTCTATGGATCGGCCAACGGCCTAAATGGAGGAGCCGCGATCTCAGGCCGCCTGAACTGCATCACTCACAGCGGATACGTGAATGCTCACGGCAGCGTCAGGATCTCCACACTCCTACCGGAGTCAGCGATCGAGAAACTACCGAAGCTCGAACTCGCCTCCATGCCTTACTACGATCTATCGATTCATCTGAACGAGGGCTTCAAGCTCGACCGCACCACTTTTCGTGTAGATGTGAATGACGTCACCGCCAACGGACTCACCTTTGACCACATCCTCGCAAACGGCAGCTATCACAACGGCCTCTTCAGGCTCGACGAGGTGCTCATCGATCGTGGCAAGCAATGGATCGATGCCACATTTAGCTTCGACAGCCCAAGCCAGGATTTTAGAATCACGCTACGCGGTTCCGCACTCCCAGATCAATACGGCCCACTCCTCCCAGAGTGGTGGGACGGTATATTTGAAGATATCGACTTCAACAGCGACACGCTCGGCTACGGCGACTTCGTCATCTACGGCAACGCCGCACCGAGTCAGCCGGTCTTCTTCCTCGGGCACGCAAAAGCTACAAATGTCGCCTACAAAAAAGCCCTAATCGCCGAAGGCGAACTCATCGTAAGAGGATTCGACAACTATACCGAGCTATATAATATCGATGCCAAGACTAGTGGCGGTTGGGCCAAAGGAAGCGTCGGATTTACGACGGGCGATATCCCAGGAGAGGGATTACTCTCAGTGCGCTATGACTTCGACTCACTCATGCCACTCGACGTCGCATCAAAAGTCTTCGGGGGTGATGTCGCCTCGATCATCAGCGATTTTGAAGTCACGAAACTACCACGAGTCATACTCGACGGCGCGAGCTTCAACGAGGCCTATACCCAATATGCAAACGACGACTTCTTTAACCTAGAGGCCGAAATCCGCACCCCCCTAGCCTACAAAAAGACCCCACTCGACCACCTCAAATTCAAGCTATACAGTCGCGACGAAGACATCTACCTGCGCGACCTCAAGTTCGGCTACGCAGACGGCAATGGCTCGGCGATCATAGACATCTACAGCACAGATGACGCCAGCAACCAGCTACGCTTCCAGGCGAGTCTAGCAGGCGCAAACCAAGACAAAGCGATTCAAAACCTCCCTAGTTTCGACGACATCGAAGACCATCTCACGAAGACACAAACCGAAAAATACGAAGAGGCTCGAAGCACAGGCACACTCAGCCTAAACCTCCATGCTCAAGGCCCTGCGAACGACATCTATCAATTTACTGGATTTGGTGATTTCAAAGTATTCAATGAGCAACTCGGCGCGATTCAACTCCTCGGCCCGCTCTCTACCCTCCTGAAGAACACACGACTGAACTTCACCTCCTTTAACTTGGATCAAATGAGAGCCAACTTCGAAGTCGCACAGCAGCAGCTGAATATTCAGGAGCTCATCATCGACGGCCCACGCACACGAATTTGGGCAAATGGCACCTTTCAGATCCCCGACCAAGCACTCGACATGGATCTGCGCGTCAATCTGTTTGCCAATATCGGCGATCCCGATTCCACAATCAACAGCTTGCGCAAGTTCATCACATCCCCGCTGCCCAATCTGTTGGTCTTCGATCTAACAGGCACGGTTCAGGAGCAGAAGATTCGCCTACGCTACGACCCGCGTAAGTTTATTCCAATCCTGAAAGGTCACTAG